In Ignavibacteria bacterium, a single window of DNA contains:
- a CDS encoding PqqD family protein, which produces MKLQKNLALSESGFAFHSSTGDTFLLNDTGNFILHLIQSGNNEAEILNSVIEEFDVEKNIAEKDLIDFISRIKNFNLIEAE; this is translated from the coding sequence ATGAAACTCCAAAAAAATCTTGCACTTAGTGAAAGCGGCTTTGCATTTCACTCTTCCACTGGTGATACTTTCCTCCTCAACGATACAGGAAATTTCATCCTGCATTTGATCCAATCCGGAAATAATGAAGCTGAGATATTGAATTCGGTCATAGAAGAATTTGATGTTGAAAAAAATATTGCTGAAAAAGATCTAATAGATTTCATTTCTCGGATAAAAAACTTTAATCTGATCGAAGCAGAATGA
- a CDS encoding response regulator, whose product MERPKILYVEDHIDSALLVKTLLRNIGDVYFTEDFDETFDFLPKNHVDLILLDINLPGEKNGVEVLKVLRSDERYSKLPVIALTAYAMVGDKERLLKAGCDDYISKPMNKNDLIEKVKKHLKLS is encoded by the coding sequence ATGGAAAGACCAAAAATATTATACGTAGAAGATCATATTGATTCTGCTCTATTAGTCAAGACGCTGCTTCGAAATATTGGTGATGTCTATTTCACAGAAGATTTTGATGAAACTTTTGATTTTCTACCGAAGAATCATGTTGATCTTATTCTGCTTGATATCAATCTCCCTGGCGAGAAAAATGGCGTGGAGGTTTTAAAGGTTTTAAGGTCTGATGAGAGATATTCTAAACTGCCTGTTATCGCATTAACAGCATATGCAATGGTTGGTGACAAAGAGAGACTATTAAAGGCGGGCTGTGATGATTATATCAGTAAACCAATGAATAAGAATGATCTAATTGAGAAAGTAAAAAAACATCTCAAGCTCAGTTGA
- a CDS encoding T9SS type A sorting domain-containing protein, with translation MRRLTNFLIIFITAYCLTSAQSVVVNKYFNSGASNGVGDIVELLVVQNNLDMRGMIIKDFSSNMANDGGGKFEFRNVTLWQNLQSGTLLVLRNDTSAVDINSSDFTLDVGLKNTSFFISRGGTFDIAITDMVMIKSASSDTTGTGVVGSIHVLAGGTAGTQFTAASEPKLRATGTSPTGKYIFAKNSTSSLIDFNGTDADSTSSAKIWGQGNNTTNSTYISTLRGTPPNTKVQFTSSGQTYGENAGAVLINVSITNPSPTNATTVDAVITGGTATFFTDYLSPSTTIPLTFPAGSSNSASISIYINDDSEIESDETIIFTLQNISGGTNAEIGSPSTFTLTIEDNDTPVPFLTIAEAREDLNIDLIPDKIGQTVKLRGVVIGPNYQTTNFSYYIQQGNAGINIFRAGTTLPSLMLGDSVEITGVIGQFRGLTQISHSSDGDLIKLGTGTIPSPVTMTFDEYKGNPEAYESVLIKFNNVNKSSGTWPAAGNSATIVISQGTEVLDLRIDSDTDIDDNPEPVWPRNITGIGSQFSSSTSTFNDGYQLLPRYYTDFEPATSVKDQPDLIPDKMKLYQNYPNPFNPQTSIEYSVPSREHVTLKIYDVLGREVAVLINEIKEIGNHKAIFSIQHSELTAGVYLYQLNVGSNIATKKMVLMK, from the coding sequence ATGAGAAGATTAACAAACTTTTTAATAATATTTATAACCGCGTATTGCTTAACCTCTGCACAAAGTGTTGTTGTAAATAAATATTTTAATAGTGGTGCTTCTAATGGAGTTGGCGATATTGTTGAATTATTAGTAGTACAAAACAACCTTGATATGAGAGGAATGATAATTAAGGATTTTTCCTCCAACATGGCAAATGATGGCGGTGGAAAATTCGAGTTTAGAAATGTTACGCTATGGCAAAATCTCCAATCTGGAACACTTTTAGTTCTAAGGAATGACACTTCTGCAGTAGATATTAATTCATCAGATTTTACTTTAGATGTCGGATTAAAAAACACCTCTTTTTTTATCTCACGTGGTGGAACATTTGATATAGCGATAACTGATATGGTAATGATTAAATCAGCAAGCTCAGATACTACTGGTACTGGCGTAGTTGGTAGTATCCATGTACTTGCAGGGGGTACTGCTGGTACGCAATTCACTGCTGCTTCCGAACCAAAGCTAAGAGCAACAGGCACTTCACCGACAGGAAAATATATCTTTGCAAAAAACTCAACTTCTTCTCTTATCGATTTTAACGGAACTGACGCCGACTCAACTTCTTCAGCTAAAATCTGGGGACAAGGGAATAATACAACCAATTCAACTTACATTTCGACACTTCGAGGCACTCCTCCAAATACGAAGGTACAATTTACTTCTTCCGGTCAGACATATGGAGAAAATGCTGGAGCTGTTTTAATTAATGTCTCAATTACTAATCCGAGTCCAACAAATGCAACGACTGTGGATGCAGTAATTACTGGTGGTACTGCGACATTTTTCACAGATTATTTAAGTCCATCCACTACAATTCCGCTTACTTTTCCTGCAGGTAGTTCTAATAGTGCTTCAATTTCAATTTATATCAATGATGATTCCGAAATTGAGAGCGATGAAACGATTATCTTTACTCTGCAAAATATTAGCGGCGGCACGAATGCAGAAATCGGTTCCCCATCAACATTTACTTTGACAATCGAAGATAACGATACACCAGTACCATTTCTTACAATCGCTGAAGCGAGGGAAGATTTAAATATTGATTTGATTCCGGATAAAATAGGACAAACTGTTAAACTTCGGGGAGTAGTAATAGGACCAAATTACCAAACGACAAACTTTTCATATTATATTCAGCAAGGAAATGCTGGAATAAATATTTTCCGAGCTGGTACAACCCTTCCATCTCTGATGCTTGGAGATAGTGTTGAAATTACAGGAGTTATTGGACAATTCAGAGGTTTGACACAAATTTCACACTCAAGTGATGGAGATCTCATAAAATTAGGAACTGGAACAATACCAAGTCCAGTCACAATGACTTTTGATGAATATAAAGGAAATCCCGAAGCTTATGAATCTGTTTTGATTAAATTTAATAATGTAAATAAATCGAGTGGAACATGGCCTGCTGCAGGTAATAGTGCAACGATTGTCATTTCTCAAGGTACCGAAGTTTTGGATTTAAGAATCGACAGCGATACTGACATTGATGATAATCCAGAACCGGTCTGGCCTCGTAACATAACCGGAATTGGATCACAATTCAGCAGCTCAACATCGACTTTTAATGATGGTTATCAGCTTCTTCCGAGATATTACACGGACTTTGAACCAGCAACATCTGTAAAAGACCAACCTGATTTGATTCCAGATAAAATGAAGCTTTATCAGAATTACCCAAATCCATTTAATCCACAAACAAGTATTGAGTACTCAGTACCGAGTCGTGAGCATGTTACATTAAAGATCTATGATGTTCTTGGAAGAGAAGTTGCAGTCTTGATTAATGAAATCAAGGAAATCGGAAATCATAAAGCAATATTTTCCATTCAGCATTCCGAACTCACAGCGGGTGTTTATCTCTATCAATTGAACGTAGGTTCAAACATTGCAACCAAAAAGATGGTCTTAATGAAATAA
- a CDS encoding 2-oxoacid:ferredoxin oxidoreductase subunit gamma: MKEEAIFSGFGGQGVLSMGMVLCYAGMKENKEVCFMPSYGPEMRGGTANCITIVSDKSISSPIISRFDTVVALNQPSVDKFENAIKPGGALIYDSTNVINLPTRADIAIHAIPGSEEAVKMDNMKVLNMIMLGAFLKARGTVSLDSTILGLKEVLPERYHKLVPLNQKALEVGMSFIKS, translated from the coding sequence ATGAAAGAAGAAGCAATTTTTTCAGGATTTGGCGGACAAGGTGTACTTTCTATGGGAATGGTGCTATGTTACGCTGGGATGAAAGAGAATAAAGAAGTCTGCTTTATGCCTTCTTATGGACCAGAAATGAGAGGCGGTACTGCCAATTGTATAACGATAGTCTCTGATAAATCTATAAGCTCACCGATAATTTCCAGATTTGATACTGTTGTAGCTCTCAATCAGCCATCTGTTGATAAATTTGAAAACGCTATCAAACCAGGCGGTGCTTTGATCTATGACAGTACTAATGTGATTAATCTACCAACAAGAGCTGACATTGCGATTCATGCAATTCCAGGAAGTGAAGAAGCAGTAAAGATGGATAATATGAAAGTCCTGAACATGATAATGCTCGGTGCTTTTTTAAAAGCCAGAGGCACTGTTAGCTTGGACTCAACAATCCTTGGTTTAAAAGAAGTTTTACCAGAAAGGTACCACAAACTCGTTCCATTAAATCAGAAAGCACTTGAGGTAGGAATGAGTTTCATTAAGAGTTGA
- a CDS encoding 2-oxoglutarate oxidoreductase, translating into MTDKSDVLVGDQILISEDVCRIENLVYEKPETLTDTVMHYCPGCGHGVAHRIIMEVVDEMDLQEDTIGVAPVGCSVFAYHYMNIDMQEAAHGRATAVATGIKRVLPDKFVFTYQGDGDLAAIGTAETIHSINRGENILIVFINNAVYGMTSGQMAPTTLEGMTSTTSPYGRDIKTMGHPLKIADMISILPGAHYVTRQAVNTPANVRKAKKAIQKSFEYQKLGKGTCFVEIVSNCPSNWKSTPVESNKFVVEKLIPFYPLGDIKVPKE; encoded by the coding sequence ATGACAGATAAAAGCGATGTTTTGGTTGGTGATCAGATTTTAATTTCTGAAGACGTTTGTCGTATTGAAAATTTGGTATATGAGAAACCAGAGACGTTAACTGACACAGTAATGCATTACTGCCCTGGCTGTGGACATGGAGTAGCTCATCGAATTATTATGGAAGTAGTTGACGAAATGGATTTGCAGGAAGATACAATCGGTGTGGCGCCCGTGGGATGTTCTGTATTCGCATATCATTATATGAATATCGATATGCAGGAAGCCGCTCACGGGAGAGCAACTGCTGTAGCAACTGGTATTAAAAGAGTTTTGCCTGATAAGTTTGTTTTTACTTATCAAGGTGATGGCGATCTTGCTGCCATCGGAACTGCGGAAACTATTCATTCCATTAATCGAGGTGAAAATATTCTAATCGTTTTTATTAACAATGCAGTTTATGGTATGACAAGCGGGCAGATGGCTCCAACGACTTTAGAGGGAATGACATCCACCACTTCACCATACGGACGTGATATTAAGACTATGGGACATCCACTGAAAATAGCTGATATGATTTCGATTTTGCCAGGTGCACATTACGTCACGCGTCAAGCTGTGAATACACCTGCTAATGTTCGAAAAGCTAAAAAAGCAATCCAAAAAAGTTTCGAATATCAAAAATTGGGAAAGGGAACTTGTTTTGTTGAGATCGTTTCTAATTGCCCATCTAATTGGAAATCTACTCCAGTTGAATCAAATAAATTTGTCGTAGAAAAATTAATTCCATTTTATCCTCTTGGGGATATTAAGGTGCCGAAGGAGTAA
- the vorB gene encoding 3-methyl-2-oxobutanoate dehydrogenase subunit VorB, whose product MGDVKLMKGNEALAEAAIRSGCDAYFGYPITPQSEVLEYLARELPNRKNAAMKILQAESEVAAINMIYGAAGAGKRAMTTSSSPGISLMQEGLSYIASAELPCLLANINRGGPGLGTIQPAQGDYFQSTKGGGHGDYHLIVLAPSSVQEMADHVRLGFDLADKYRNPVMILSDGAVGQMMEKVEFPEQITNLQVDKPWATVGKPKSRERNIITSLHIDPHEMEAINLRLQEKYKVLKKNEVRYQTFMTDDAEYLIVAYGLAARISQKVVELLREQNVKAGLIRPITLFPFPSEIIKQVGSRVKGILDVEMNAGQMIEDVRLSIEGKTRVEFYGRMGGVIPTPEEIFEHFEKIFLKGESK is encoded by the coding sequence ATGGGCGATGTTAAGTTGATGAAGGGAAATGAAGCATTGGCTGAAGCAGCAATTCGCTCCGGTTGCGATGCATATTTTGGTTATCCAATTACACCGCAATCAGAAGTATTGGAATATTTAGCACGAGAACTTCCAAATAGGAAAAACGCCGCCATGAAAATCCTTCAAGCCGAAAGTGAAGTTGCGGCGATAAATATGATCTACGGTGCAGCAGGTGCTGGAAAAAGAGCTATGACCACATCATCAAGTCCAGGCATAAGTTTAATGCAGGAAGGTTTATCTTATATTGCAAGTGCTGAGCTTCCATGTCTGCTTGCAAATATCAATCGCGGCGGTCCTGGTTTGGGTACAATCCAACCTGCTCAAGGTGATTATTTCCAATCTACAAAGGGGGGAGGACATGGCGATTATCATTTAATTGTCTTAGCACCATCAAGCGTTCAAGAAATGGCTGATCATGTTCGGCTTGGTTTTGATTTGGCTGATAAGTATCGAAATCCTGTAATGATTTTATCTGACGGAGCAGTTGGGCAGATGATGGAGAAAGTTGAATTTCCAGAGCAAATCACAAATCTACAAGTTGACAAACCTTGGGCAACAGTTGGCAAGCCAAAAAGCCGCGAGAGAAATATCATCACCTCTTTGCATATTGATCCGCATGAAATGGAAGCAATTAATCTTCGGCTGCAGGAAAAATATAAAGTCCTTAAGAAGAATGAAGTTCGTTATCAAACTTTTATGACCGATGATGCCGAGTATTTAATCGTAGCTTACGGATTAGCAGCAAGAATCAGTCAAAAGGTTGTTGAATTACTTCGTGAACAGAATGTTAAAGCAGGATTGATCAGACCAATCACACTTTTCCCTTTTCCATCTGAAATAATTAAACAAGTGGGATCGAGAGTAAAGGGGATTCTCGATGTTGAAATGAATGCTGGGCAGATGATCGAAGATGTTCGACTTTCTATTGAAGGTAAAACGAGAGTTGAATTTTACGGAAGAATGGGAGGTGTGATACCAACTCCTGAAGAAATTTTTGAGCATTTCGAAAAAATTTTTTTGAAAGGGGAAAGCAAATGA
- a CDS encoding ferredoxin family protein, with translation MAKAKGDIFVDIEKCKGCELCIVACTQDSLVLSEKINKKGYHYVVKIKDTCTGCVNCALVCPEGILKVYRKVDGKKEHVATVTNVKKDMTMEVS, from the coding sequence ATGGCTAAAGCAAAAGGGGATATCTTTGTTGATATTGAGAAATGCAAGGGTTGTGAATTATGCATTGTAGCTTGTACCCAGGATTCACTAGTGCTTTCAGAAAAAATCAACAAAAAAGGTTATCATTATGTAGTAAAGATAAAAGATACTTGCACTGGATGTGTAAATTGTGCCTTAGTTTGTCCGGAAGGAATATTAAAAGTATATCGAAAGGTTGATGGTAAAAAAGAGCATGTAGCAACGGTTACTAATGTAAAAAAAGATATGACAATGGAGGTGAGCTGA
- the lipA gene encoding lipoyl synthase: MINTHQKKYKELIETSERNLGKRPDWLRVKMPSGENYIDVLNLVKNNNLNTVCEEARCPNIAECWNNRTATFMILGEICTRSCGFCSVKTGMPSLLDTDEPRRVAEAVNKLNLSHCVITSVDRDELEDGGASIYSATVNRIRELNPNCTVEILIPDFKGDEKSFEIIMQNPPDILSHNVETVPKLYDVVRPQAKYSRSLELLQWFKHRNLRTKSGLMVGIGETNEEVNQVLIDLFNYGCEIVTIGQYLQPTKAHLPVQRFVSLEDFRNFKQVGLKIGLKIVESAPLVRSSYHADKHTRENNYVQIDYNL, translated from the coding sequence TTGATAAACACTCATCAAAAAAAATATAAAGAACTAATTGAGACGTCCGAGCGAAATCTAGGTAAAAGACCGGACTGGCTCAGAGTGAAAATGCCTTCCGGTGAAAACTATATCGATGTTCTCAATTTAGTTAAAAACAATAATCTCAATACAGTCTGTGAAGAGGCACGCTGTCCAAATATTGCAGAGTGCTGGAATAACCGTACAGCTACATTTATGATACTAGGGGAGATTTGCACACGTAGCTGCGGATTTTGTTCTGTCAAGACGGGTATGCCTTCTTTGCTTGATACTGATGAACCACGCCGTGTTGCTGAGGCAGTCAATAAACTCAATCTAAGTCATTGTGTTATTACCTCGGTCGATAGAGATGAATTGGAAGATGGTGGCGCATCTATCTACTCGGCTACTGTTAATAGAATAAGAGAATTAAATCCAAATTGTACAGTTGAAATTTTAATTCCAGATTTCAAAGGTGATGAGAAATCATTCGAAATCATTATGCAGAATCCTCCCGATATATTGAGCCACAATGTGGAAACTGTCCCGAAACTATATGATGTAGTACGACCACAGGCAAAATATTCACGCAGCTTAGAGCTTCTTCAGTGGTTCAAGCATAGAAACCTAAGAACAAAATCTGGGCTAATGGTTGGCATTGGGGAAACAAATGAAGAAGTTAATCAAGTTCTAATAGATTTATTTAATTATGGATGCGAAATAGTAACGATAGGGCAGTATTTACAACCAACCAAAGCTCACCTTCCAGTCCAACGTTTTGTTTCACTCGAAGATTTTCGTAATTTTAAACAAGTAGGATTAAAAATTGGACTAAAAATTGTTGAATCTGCACCACTTGTCAGATCCTCTTATCATGCAGATAAGCACACACGAGAAAATAACTACGTTCAGATTGATTACAATTTGTAA